Proteins from a genomic interval of Shewanella seohaensis:
- a CDS encoding HAD family hydrolase, whose amino-acid sequence MRIIRLYRNWMLLLVSMLLVGQAYAAQSDPLASWNDGKAKAAITQFVQQVTDKNSQYFVPEAERIATFDNDGTLWSEQPMYFQVLFALDRLKTLAPSHPEWKTEEPFASVLKGDVSKLHSEDLVKVIYATHTGMSTDEFDAIVKDWIATAKHPTTGKKYTEMVFQPMLELLDYLRANGFKTFIVSGGGTGFMRAWVEGVYHIPPEQVVGSTFETEFSLVDGKPTLKRMPNFLVNDDKEMKVQEIYERIGRRPIAAFGNSDGDLAMLQWTAAGDGLRLPMYIHHTDDKREWKYDRDSHIGQLNKGLDEATAKGWPMVDMKADWKRIYP is encoded by the coding sequence GTGAGAATCATACGACTATACCGCAATTGGATGTTGTTACTCGTTAGTATGTTGCTGGTGGGGCAAGCTTACGCGGCCCAGAGTGACCCTTTGGCATCCTGGAACGATGGCAAGGCCAAGGCGGCCATTACACAGTTTGTGCAGCAAGTGACGGATAAGAATTCCCAATATTTTGTGCCAGAAGCCGAGCGGATCGCGACCTTCGACAACGACGGCACCCTATGGTCTGAGCAGCCCATGTACTTTCAGGTGTTGTTTGCCCTCGACCGCCTCAAAACCCTGGCTCCAAGCCATCCCGAATGGAAAACTGAGGAACCCTTCGCCAGCGTGCTTAAGGGCGATGTGAGCAAGCTGCATTCCGAAGACTTAGTGAAAGTGATTTATGCGACCCATACCGGTATGAGCACCGATGAGTTCGATGCCATAGTGAAGGACTGGATTGCCACGGCCAAGCACCCCACCACAGGGAAAAAGTACACCGAAATGGTGTTCCAGCCTATGTTAGAGCTGTTGGATTACCTGCGTGCTAATGGCTTTAAGACCTTTATCGTCTCCGGCGGCGGCACTGGTTTTATGCGGGCTTGGGTGGAAGGCGTTTACCATATTCCCCCTGAGCAAGTGGTGGGCAGCACCTTTGAGACCGAGTTCAGCTTGGTTGACGGTAAGCCGACATTAAAACGCATGCCCAATTTCTTAGTGAACGACGATAAAGAAATGAAAGTGCAGGAAATATATGAACGTATAGGCCGCAGACCCATAGCCGCCTTTGGTAATTCGGATGGCGACTTAGCCATGTTGCAATGGACCGCGGCGGGTGACGGCCTACGCTTACCTATGTACATCCACCATACCGATGACAAGCGTGAGTGGAAATATGATCGCGACTCCCATATCGGTCAGTTAAACAAAGGCTTAGATGAGGCAACGGCCAAAGGCTGGCCCATGGTCGATATGAAAGCCGATTGGAAGCGTATTTATCCCTAA
- the fliB gene encoding flagellin lysine-N-methylase → MSTDGDCPLLDENNLCNIHKKCGQNLLPHICQDYPRTPRWFGKHVEMSMAISCPEVVKKVLYDPDAMMISTAMQYQHELSHGNIRGLTSANLPTYLEFIRDFCFSVALNPALDFEQQLFTIGLYLKQSDSFLYSLPRLFELADNFNTMICDGTLLETFQSIPSAPAIKWHFFANQDIALVTNIYENRDIPLSSIKKFDDFIECQLMLMKCLNNVEKTDDNTVVVANPQQEHHAYTDTLDAAQKSINEHLSEHPQLLINFLLYSIYNDQFMAHLGQRPIEYFKFFILDVLMLKSYLSGIAIQQEKLSQESVIRLFQSYFRRRQHYPGILNSMRNIIKEAEKQSEYIIFSLLKS, encoded by the coding sequence ATGTCTACCGATGGTGATTGCCCTCTTTTAGATGAAAACAATTTGTGTAATATCCACAAAAAATGTGGTCAAAACCTATTGCCTCACATTTGCCAAGACTATCCACGCACTCCCCGTTGGTTTGGCAAACATGTAGAGATGAGCATGGCTATATCATGTCCTGAAGTAGTTAAAAAGGTATTATATGATCCTGACGCTATGATGATATCAACCGCGATGCAATATCAACATGAGTTAAGTCATGGGAATATTAGGGGGCTAACTTCTGCCAACTTACCTACATATTTAGAATTTATACGAGACTTTTGTTTTAGCGTCGCCTTAAATCCAGCACTTGATTTTGAACAACAGCTTTTTACTATTGGATTATACTTAAAACAGTCAGACAGTTTTTTATATAGCTTACCTCGTTTATTCGAATTAGCTGATAATTTTAACACTATGATTTGTGATGGTACTTTACTGGAGACCTTTCAATCTATCCCATCAGCACCAGCAATAAAGTGGCACTTCTTTGCAAATCAAGATATAGCCCTTGTCACTAACATATATGAAAACAGAGATATTCCATTATCTAGTATTAAGAAGTTTGATGACTTTATAGAATGCCAATTAATGCTCATGAAATGTCTGAACAATGTCGAAAAAACTGATGATAATACTGTGGTTGTAGCCAATCCACAGCAAGAACATCATGCATATACTGATACGCTAGATGCTGCACAAAAATCAATCAACGAACATTTGAGCGAACATCCACAACTTTTAATCAACTTCTTACTATATAGTATTTACAATGACCAATTCATGGCGCATTTAGGTCAGCGACCAATCGAGTATTTTAAGTTTTTCATACTTGATGTATTAATGCTAAAAAGCTATTTATCAGGAATAGCTATACAGCAAGAAAAATTAAGTCAAGAATCTGTTATAAGATTATTTCAAAGTTACTTTAGACGTCGACAGCATTACCCTGGCATATTAAATTCCATGAGAAACATAATAAAAGAGGCTGAAAAACAAAGTGAATATATTATTTTCTCATTATTGAAAAGTTAA
- a CDS encoding carboxymuconolactone decarboxylase family protein has protein sequence MNDEQYEKGLEVRRAVMGDSFVDKALSSATDFTRPLQELVTANCWGEVWVREGLSRQTRSLVTIATLAALKASTELKGHVRGALRNGCTVEEIQEVLLHSTMYCGMPSGIEAFRAAKEVIEEWQAEQAKVSGQP, from the coding sequence ATGAATGATGAACAATACGAGAAGGGGCTGGAAGTGCGCCGCGCCGTGATGGGCGATAGTTTTGTCGATAAGGCCTTGAGCAGTGCCACGGATTTTACGCGTCCATTACAGGAGTTGGTGACGGCGAACTGCTGGGGCGAGGTTTGGGTGCGTGAGGGGCTTTCCAGGCAAACTCGCAGTCTTGTGACCATAGCGACGCTTGCCGCGTTAAAGGCATCGACCGAATTAAAAGGCCATGTGCGCGGCGCGTTGCGTAATGGTTGCACTGTGGAAGAAATCCAAGAAGTGCTTTTACATTCAACCATGTATTGCGGCATGCCATCGGGCATTGAGGCTTTTCGGGCGGCAAAAGAAGTGATTGAAGAGTGGCAGGCTGAGCAGGCCAAGGTGTCGGGGCAGCCTTAA
- a CDS encoding DUF2999 family protein, protein MNPIIAILKEHNVTDAKINELFQALTDNPLMAMGIIGQLGIPPEKLQQLMALVMQNPALIKEAVLELGLDFAKVEAAKAQLQK, encoded by the coding sequence ATGAATCCCATTATTGCCATCTTAAAAGAACACAATGTCACTGATGCAAAAATTAACGAGCTTTTTCAAGCATTAACCGATAATCCTCTCATGGCGATGGGCATTATTGGTCAGCTTGGGATCCCGCCCGAAAAACTGCAGCAACTGATGGCGTTGGTAATGCAAAATCCGGCGTTAATCAAAGAAGCCGTACTCGAGTTAGGTCTTGATTTCGCTAAGGTTGAAGCAGCCAAGGCACAGCTACAAAAGTAA
- the katG gene encoding catalase/peroxidase HPI: MKKTTIPTLSALTLAMSLAFGGAAIAQEQVTGNQFWWPEQLNLSPLRQNAVESNPYGSDYHYAEAFKSLDLDAVKKDIKALMTESQDWWPADYGHYGPFFIRMAWHSAGVYRIFDGRGGGAGGQQRFEPLNSWPDNVNLDKARRLLWPIKQKYGSKISWGDLMVLTGNVALESMGFKTFGFAGGRVDDWEAEQVNWGSEKAWLDSKRRNEKGELTKPMGATQMGLIYVNPEGPNGVPDPLASAKEIRDTFGRMAMNDEETVALIAGGHTFGKAHGAHDPSKCVGADPAASGVEAQGLGWKNKCGKGHSEDTVTSGLEGAWSSNPTKWTMEYLTWLYTFDWVQTKSPAGHIQWIPADGKAANLIPDAHIADKRHAPMMFTSDIALKEDPIYREITTRFLKNPQEFELAFAKAWFKLTHRDMGPKARYLGADVPAEMLIWQDPIPALDHPVIDNADIKALGNKILASGLTVPELVRTAWASASSFRGTDMRGGANGARIRLEPMMNWQANNPKELAKVLAKLEKVQKDFNGSLKGGKKVSLADVIVLGGSVAVEKAAKESGVAVSVPFTPGRMDATQAQTDVSSFAVLEPTADGFRNYYSKDSSHSPAEMLIERANMLNLTVPEMTVLVGGLRALDANSAGVKHGVFTDKPGTLSNDFFVNLLDMSTKWSKSEKQEGIYEGQDRKSGKLKWTATPVDLVFGSHSELRAVSEVYGAQDGQDRFVQDFIKAWNKVMNADRFDI, from the coding sequence ATGAAGAAAACTACTATTCCTACCTTGTCAGCGCTGACCTTGGCGATGTCGTTGGCATTTGGTGGGGCTGCTATCGCACAAGAGCAAGTCACGGGTAATCAATTTTGGTGGCCAGAACAGCTAAATTTAAGCCCGCTACGTCAAAATGCAGTTGAATCAAACCCTTATGGTAGCGACTACCACTACGCCGAAGCTTTTAAATCCTTAGATCTCGACGCCGTTAAAAAAGACATCAAAGCCCTGATGACTGAGTCTCAGGATTGGTGGCCAGCGGACTACGGTCATTATGGTCCTTTCTTTATTCGTATGGCGTGGCACAGCGCGGGTGTGTATCGGATTTTTGATGGTCGTGGTGGTGGTGCCGGTGGTCAGCAACGTTTCGAGCCATTAAACAGCTGGCCAGATAACGTGAACTTAGATAAGGCGCGTCGCCTGCTGTGGCCTATCAAACAAAAATACGGTAGCAAGATTTCGTGGGGCGACTTAATGGTGCTCACGGGGAACGTGGCGCTGGAGTCTATGGGCTTTAAAACCTTTGGTTTTGCCGGTGGTCGTGTCGATGACTGGGAAGCGGAACAGGTGAACTGGGGTTCAGAAAAAGCCTGGCTCGATAGCAAACGCCGCAACGAAAAGGGCGAACTGACTAAGCCGATGGGCGCGACCCAAATGGGCTTAATTTACGTTAACCCAGAGGGACCCAATGGTGTGCCAGATCCATTAGCCTCGGCGAAGGAAATTCGTGACACCTTTGGCCGTATGGCGATGAATGATGAAGAAACCGTTGCGCTGATCGCGGGTGGTCACACTTTTGGTAAGGCGCACGGCGCGCATGATCCCTCTAAATGTGTCGGTGCCGATCCCGCCGCCTCTGGTGTTGAGGCACAAGGTTTAGGCTGGAAAAACAAATGCGGCAAAGGCCACTCGGAAGACACTGTTACCAGTGGTTTAGAAGGGGCTTGGTCATCCAACCCAACCAAATGGACCATGGAATACTTAACTTGGCTGTATACCTTTGATTGGGTACAAACCAAGAGTCCAGCAGGCCATATCCAGTGGATACCTGCCGACGGTAAGGCCGCTAATCTGATCCCCGATGCGCATATTGCGGATAAGCGCCATGCTCCTATGATGTTCACCAGCGATATCGCGCTGAAGGAAGATCCTATTTACCGCGAGATCACGACCCGTTTCCTTAAAAATCCACAGGAGTTTGAGCTGGCCTTCGCTAAGGCATGGTTTAAGTTAACTCACCGCGATATGGGGCCCAAGGCAAGATACTTAGGTGCCGATGTGCCAGCGGAAATGTTGATTTGGCAGGATCCTATTCCCGCCCTTGACCACCCTGTAATCGATAACGCCGATATCAAAGCCTTAGGTAACAAAATCTTGGCTTCCGGCTTAACGGTTCCCGAATTGGTGAGAACGGCATGGGCTTCGGCCAGCAGCTTCCGGGGTACCGATATGCGTGGTGGTGCAAACGGCGCGCGTATTCGTTTAGAGCCTATGATGAACTGGCAGGCGAACAATCCTAAAGAGTTAGCTAAGGTGCTGGCTAAATTGGAAAAAGTCCAAAAAGACTTCAACGGCTCACTGAAAGGTGGCAAGAAGGTTTCGCTGGCCGATGTGATTGTGCTCGGCGGTAGCGTGGCAGTAGAAAAGGCTGCGAAAGAGTCGGGTGTGGCTGTCTCTGTGCCATTTACTCCAGGACGTATGGATGCGACTCAGGCACAAACCGATGTGTCATCCTTCGCGGTTCTTGAGCCAACGGCGGATGGTTTCCGTAACTACTACTCGAAGGATAGCAGCCATTCTCCTGCCGAGATGCTGATTGAACGTGCGAACATGCTCAATCTGACCGTACCGGAAATGACTGTACTGGTAGGTGGTCTGCGTGCCTTAGATGCCAACAGCGCTGGCGTGAAACACGGGGTGTTTACCGATAAACCTGGCACCTTAAGCAATGACTTCTTCGTTAACTTGCTCGATATGTCAACCAAGTGGAGCAAGTCAGAGAAGCAAGAAGGTATCTACGAAGGGCAAGATCGTAAGAGCGGTAAACTGAAATGGACCGCGACTCCCGTCGATTTAGTCTTCGGTTCGCACTCTGAATTGCGCGCAGTGTCTGAAGTGTACGGAGCTCAAGATGGACAAGACAGATTCGTGCAGGACTTTATCAAAGCCTGGAATAAGGTGATGAACGCCGATCGCTTCGATATCTAA
- a CDS encoding arginine N-succinyltransferase, producing the protein MLSTSRPYLARPQRRSRKPFNMGLRQQGFTGVQVLLMILVTIVLTVWITFFVVRSYIFPKPLTPVSLSTKEEAKLEDKLSQLGWQSERKASTHTKDSAQSSSSDDLQAEPYRERPEDRQVSFSEREVNAIIGRNPDFAQRIAIDFSDNLASAKILVPIPRDFPVMAGEILRVNAGLDIHLDANRRPSVSLVGVSLMGVPIPNAWLGNMKNVNLVSEFGDRGFWNAFADGVEDIQIREGELYIKLRP; encoded by the coding sequence ATGCTCTCAACATCTCGCCCCTATTTGGCAAGGCCGCAGCGCCGCTCACGTAAGCCCTTTAATATGGGGCTACGGCAACAGGGTTTTACCGGTGTGCAAGTCTTGTTGATGATACTGGTGACCATAGTGCTCACCGTGTGGATTACCTTTTTTGTGGTTCGCAGTTATATCTTCCCTAAGCCGTTGACGCCTGTGAGTTTATCAACCAAAGAAGAGGCAAAGCTTGAGGATAAACTGAGTCAGCTAGGTTGGCAGTCAGAGCGCAAGGCCTCGACTCATACTAAGGATTCGGCTCAGTCGTCTTCGAGTGACGATTTACAAGCCGAGCCCTACCGCGAGCGGCCTGAAGATCGGCAAGTGAGTTTTAGCGAGCGCGAAGTCAATGCCATCATTGGCCGTAATCCCGACTTTGCGCAGCGTATTGCCATTGATTTTTCAGATAATTTAGCCAGTGCCAAAATCCTAGTACCGATCCCTCGGGACTTTCCTGTGATGGCGGGGGAGATTTTACGGGTCAATGCCGGACTCGATATCCATCTCGATGCTAATCGCCGCCCGAGTGTGTCTTTGGTGGGCGTTAGCTTGATGGGCGTGCCTATTCCTAATGCTTGGCTAGGCAATATGAAGAATGTCAATCTTGTCAGTGAGTTCGGCGACAGAGGCTTTTGGAATGCCTTTGCCGACGGCGTCGAAGATATTCAAATTCGCGAGGGTGAGTTGTATATCAAATTACGCCCCTGA
- a CDS encoding ATP-binding cassette domain-containing protein, with translation MQHRTTDSQAIAVKGLRYGRGNELLVVEDWQLMPAQHWAIFATDSYSGSLLGRILAGDVEPDAGQITGLPARIGWVSLGLQQALLERELEKDELDYGSTVESLVQECCLNDEHLAAILQKVELTHLKHRGFRQLSTGETRRVMLARALATEPNLLILDDPYAGLDIEHQLSLSQLLVEVAEHTQLLIITSRQEELPPCISHVALFNSDMLKSGQHVHQLSAPMSIEQWHTHPVMAQLNALSASRSAELLALMARQRHNAEAFDPIVDIKNGKVEYVSGLIFKGVNWRISAGQHWQVRGPNGCGKSTLLGLILGDHPQCYSNDITLFGRPRGSGESIWQIKQRIGIVSSALHLQYRVSCSALDVLLSGFYDSIGLYHKPTKPQLDLAKEWLAILHMSEFASTGFKKLDYGQQRLLLIGRALIKQPLLLILDEPYQGLDFINRTLVMRALDMIAEHHLSQLLYVSHHREDALPAIKNFVDFIKQDEGYSVEVSYATDL, from the coding sequence ATGCAGCATCGCACGACAGACTCTCAGGCGATAGCCGTTAAGGGATTACGCTACGGCCGCGGTAATGAACTGTTAGTGGTTGAAGATTGGCAGCTAATGCCTGCGCAGCATTGGGCGATTTTTGCGACCGACAGTTATAGCGGCTCATTGCTTGGGCGAATATTGGCGGGGGATGTTGAGCCAGATGCGGGGCAAATTACGGGTTTGCCCGCGCGAATTGGCTGGGTGTCTCTCGGTTTGCAACAGGCGCTGCTGGAGCGGGAATTAGAAAAGGACGAACTCGATTACGGCTCGACGGTCGAGTCATTGGTGCAGGAATGCTGCCTAAACGATGAACACTTGGCGGCCATTTTACAGAAAGTCGAATTAACCCATTTAAAGCATCGCGGGTTTAGGCAGTTATCGACCGGTGAAACCCGGCGAGTGATGTTAGCGCGGGCGCTGGCAACTGAGCCCAACTTGCTGATTCTAGATGACCCTTATGCAGGGCTGGATATCGAGCATCAACTTAGCCTGTCGCAGTTGCTGGTGGAGGTTGCCGAACATACGCAGCTGCTAATCATTACCTCACGCCAAGAAGAATTACCGCCCTGTATTAGCCATGTGGCGCTGTTTAATAGCGATATGCTCAAATCGGGTCAGCATGTGCATCAACTGAGCGCGCCCATGTCGATTGAGCAGTGGCATACACATCCTGTGATGGCGCAGCTTAATGCGCTTTCGGCCAGCCGCAGCGCCGAACTCTTGGCATTGATGGCGCGTCAACGCCACAATGCCGAGGCGTTTGACCCGATAGTCGACATTAAAAACGGCAAGGTCGAATATGTGAGCGGCTTGATTTTTAAAGGGGTGAATTGGCGGATTAGTGCTGGCCAGCATTGGCAAGTGCGAGGGCCCAATGGTTGTGGCAAGAGTACTCTGCTCGGACTGATTTTGGGCGACCATCCCCAGTGTTACAGCAATGACATTACCCTCTTTGGCCGACCCCGTGGTAGCGGCGAGAGTATTTGGCAGATTAAACAACGGATTGGCATAGTATCGTCGGCATTGCATTTACAGTATCGCGTCAGTTGTTCGGCGCTCGATGTCTTATTGTCAGGTTTTTACGATTCCATCGGCCTGTATCACAAGCCCACTAAACCCCAATTGGATCTGGCCAAGGAATGGTTGGCGATTTTGCACATGAGTGAGTTTGCTAGCACGGGCTTTAAAAAACTGGATTACGGTCAACAGCGGTTATTGCTCATAGGTCGAGCCTTGATTAAACAGCCGTTATTATTGATTTTGGATGAGCCATATCAAGGGCTCGACTTTATCAATCGCACCTTAGTGATGCGGGCTTTGGATATGATTGCCGAGCACCATCTTAGCCAATTGTTGTATGTCTCCCACCATAGGGAAGATGCCTTGCCCGCCATCAAAAACTTTGTCGATTTTATCAAACAGGATGAAGGTTATTCGGTAGAGGTGAGTTACGCTACTGATTTATAA
- a CDS encoding DUF134 domain-containing protein, whose amino-acid sequence MPRPKKCRQLSSCVPCSLFKPNGIPAANLPQILLAADEFEALELGDVQRLSQLEAAAQMGISRQTFGYLLASARKKVATAVTQGVVLKLPVSNDKDPI is encoded by the coding sequence ATGCCAAGACCCAAAAAGTGCCGCCAATTATCGAGCTGTGTGCCCTGTAGCTTATTTAAACCCAATGGCATACCTGCGGCTAACTTACCTCAGATCCTTTTAGCTGCCGATGAGTTTGAAGCGTTAGAGCTTGGTGATGTCCAGCGTCTGAGTCAGCTTGAGGCTGCCGCGCAAATGGGGATCTCACGGCAAACTTTTGGTTATTTACTCGCCAGTGCCCGTAAAAAAGTGGCAACAGCTGTCACTCAAGGGGTGGTACTGAAGTTACCTGTTTCAAACGATAAGGACCCAATATGA
- a CDS encoding NifB/NifX family molybdenum-iron cluster-binding protein — MIIALPISRGRLASHFTKAQQVSFYDENHQLLLSIPNPALGGNCQDKKALLDAIRAQHTSIVVVQHIGERMLGKLLDAGISVSRGDNQLSIAALLAQSRDLNLRLTAASQGRASLKHLAKGGCCGAKGSCGCGGKAKTTQTLLSLTQAQPSLTLSKPIQYSGFRLSK; from the coding sequence ATGATTATCGCCCTTCCTATTAGTCGTGGACGGCTTGCCAGCCATTTTACTAAGGCGCAGCAAGTGAGCTTTTACGATGAAAATCATCAGCTTTTACTCTCTATCCCTAATCCCGCCCTTGGCGGTAATTGCCAAGATAAAAAGGCCTTGTTAGATGCCATTCGCGCCCAACACACCAGCATTGTGGTGGTGCAACATATTGGGGAGCGTATGTTAGGTAAATTGCTCGATGCAGGGATTAGTGTGAGTCGAGGGGATAATCAACTCTCGATAGCGGCTCTGCTCGCCCAGAGTCGGGATCTGAACTTGCGTCTAACTGCTGCATCACAGGGGCGTGCATCCCTTAAACATTTAGCCAAGGGCGGATGCTGTGGTGCTAAAGGAAGTTGTGGCTGCGGTGGTAAGGCAAAGACAACTCAAACCTTGTTGAGCCTGACTCAAGCGCAGCCAAGCTTAACCTTAAGTAAGCCCATTCAATACAGTGGTTTTAGATTATCAAAATAG
- a CDS encoding thioredoxin family protein → METPEQLDAVLKQFPAVLLLFGAPSCGVCQALKPQIADLLAREFPQMALAYIDCEAQGEIAASYQVFSLPVVETVFYGKTFGRFSKVFSLGDLKGAIARPYELLNAE, encoded by the coding sequence ATGGAAACGCCAGAGCAACTGGATGCCGTACTAAAGCAATTTCCAGCGGTATTACTCCTCTTTGGCGCACCAAGCTGTGGCGTGTGTCAGGCCCTTAAGCCTCAGATTGCGGATTTGTTGGCGAGGGAGTTTCCCCAAATGGCGCTGGCATATATCGATTGTGAGGCCCAAGGCGAGATTGCCGCCAGCTACCAGGTCTTTAGTTTGCCAGTAGTCGAAACCGTGTTTTATGGCAAAACCTTTGGGCGTTTCTCGAAGGTGTTTTCCCTTGGCGATCTCAAAGGGGCGATTGCTCGCCCCTATGAATTACTGAATGCAGAATAA
- a CDS encoding sensor domain-containing diguanylate cyclase, which yields MGSKLRQFINILQQQSRSTVAKVLLIIGMFITICIVQVALVYVQGNIFDGVRTYVRGEGLWAKAQKDATFYLIQYSYHKNEVDYQRYLAATAVMQGDKQAREALLSSPINQRKAREGFIQGLNDDRDTESLIWFFRHFNRTHYMQQAVKIWGLADDKFSTMMSLASAMHQEINLSGGNAADLSQYREKIIKLSEELLSLEIEFSAVLSEGARWVKRITWLISLSVLLLFISIGVLASRQIIRNIAKSEKLLLISESRFNSLKDSDTIGIISWQLDGTIHDANDHFLNMLGFDREDLASGRVNWRSLTPPEFEARDQIAIAELIELGHCNQYEKQLISKTGAHVSVMLGASFLNSSTHEGVAYFMDLTSSKQAEDKLRLAATVFNASTDGIIITDPLLSIISINQAFTDITGLTEQDLHQDASRFINTGHPSEDAYQAMLNLLQKGEQWQGELIKETASGYLPLSVRINTVRNQDNRLTHFVIVITDISERKAEEEHLRHIAHHDALTNLPNRVLFHTKLEQAIVHAQRSDGIFAILFLDLDNFKPVNDEFGHDVGDKLLQEVAKRLTGNIRQIDTITRLGGDEFVILLEHLPNEESVPVLTQKITQAVTAPYIIHEHKLRIGVSIGSAIFPCHGTDAKTLINYADQAMYAVKKANKLMQSSQS from the coding sequence ATGGGTAGTAAATTAAGGCAATTCATCAACATATTGCAGCAACAGTCCCGTTCAACCGTCGCTAAGGTACTGTTGATTATTGGCATGTTTATCACTATCTGTATCGTGCAGGTTGCCCTCGTCTATGTTCAGGGCAATATTTTCGATGGCGTTCGTACCTATGTTAGAGGTGAAGGACTGTGGGCGAAGGCGCAAAAGGATGCCACTTTTTATCTGATCCAATATTCCTACCATAAAAATGAAGTAGATTATCAACGCTACCTGGCGGCAACCGCCGTTATGCAGGGCGACAAACAAGCTCGCGAGGCCCTACTCTCCTCACCGATTAATCAGCGTAAAGCAAGGGAAGGCTTTATCCAGGGATTAAATGACGACAGGGATACAGAGTCCTTAATCTGGTTTTTCCGCCATTTTAACCGTACTCACTATATGCAGCAGGCCGTCAAGATTTGGGGCCTCGCCGACGATAAATTCAGTACCATGATGTCCCTCGCCAGCGCGATGCACCAAGAAATCAACCTGTCAGGGGGCAACGCGGCAGACCTTAGCCAATATCGAGAAAAAATCATCAAACTGAGCGAAGAGTTACTCAGTTTAGAGATTGAATTCTCCGCCGTACTCAGTGAGGGCGCCCGCTGGGTGAAACGAATCACTTGGTTAATCAGCCTAAGCGTGTTGCTGTTGTTTATCAGCATTGGCGTGTTGGCCAGTAGGCAGATTATCCGCAACATTGCCAAATCAGAAAAACTCTTACTTATCAGTGAGTCACGATTTAACAGCCTGAAAGACTCCGACACCATAGGCATTATTTCATGGCAGCTTGATGGCACCATACACGATGCTAACGATCACTTTCTCAATATGTTGGGATTTGACCGTGAGGATCTCGCCTCAGGCCGAGTCAATTGGCGCTCGCTCACACCGCCTGAGTTTGAGGCCAGAGATCAAATCGCCATCGCCGAACTCATCGAATTAGGCCATTGCAATCAGTATGAAAAACAACTCATTAGTAAAACAGGCGCCCATGTTTCCGTGATGCTAGGTGCAAGCTTTTTAAACAGCAGCACCCATGAAGGGGTCGCCTACTTTATGGATTTAACCAGCAGCAAGCAGGCAGAAGATAAACTGCGGCTCGCCGCAACCGTGTTTAATGCCAGCACAGACGGCATTATCATTACCGATCCCCTACTGAGTATTATCTCTATCAATCAAGCCTTTACCGATATCACTGGCTTAACCGAGCAGGATTTACATCAAGACGCCTCACGCTTTATCAATACTGGGCATCCGAGCGAAGATGCCTATCAAGCCATGCTCAATCTGCTCCAAAAGGGAGAGCAATGGCAAGGAGAGCTGATTAAAGAAACCGCCTCGGGTTATCTGCCCCTTAGCGTGCGGATAAACACTGTACGTAACCAAGATAACCGACTGACTCACTTCGTGATTGTGATAACCGATATTTCTGAGCGTAAAGCCGAAGAAGAACATTTACGCCACATCGCTCACCACGATGCCCTCACCAACCTTCCCAATCGGGTGCTATTCCATACCAAATTGGAGCAAGCGATCGTCCATGCGCAGCGTTCAGACGGGATCTTTGCCATTTTGTTTCTCGATTTGGATAACTTCAAACCGGTCAACGATGAATTTGGCCACGATGTCGGCGATAAGTTATTGCAGGAAGTCGCAAAACGACTCACGGGCAACATTCGACAAATCGATACTATTACCCGCCTCGGCGGGGATGAATTTGTGATTTTGCTGGAACACTTACCCAACGAAGAAAGCGTGCCCGTGTTGACTCAAAAAATCACTCAAGCGGTCACCGCGCCTTATATTATCCATGAACACAAGTTACGCATCGGAGTGAGCATTGGCTCGGCAATTTTCCCCTGCCACGGCACCGATGCTAAGACCCTGATCAACTATGCGGATCAAGCCATGTATGCGGTCAAAAAAGCCAACAAGTTGATGCAGTCATCCCAGTCATAA